A single Micromonospora sp. CCTCC AA 2012012 DNA region contains:
- a CDS encoding multidrug effflux MFS transporter has translation MTPRQRLRLVLVLGSLIAIGPLTIDMYLPALPAIADELHTTSAGVQLTLTGTLAGLALGQLLIGPLSDAVGRRRPLLAGIGLHVLASLLCVVAPNIAVVGTLRVLQGLGVAAASVVATAIVRDLFSGASFARLFSRLMLVMGAAPILAPTLGSGLLRWSDWRGVFVALAVFGVLLLTVAAFGIRETLPPQRRRHGGVAGTLRDYAALLRDRTFVGLVLVAGLSMAALFAYVAGSSFVLQGQYGLDEQEFGLAFGAGAVGLIAGTQLNVRLLRRYPPQRILVSALGLGSVAGIVLLAFAVTGVGGLATILAALWVVLTAAGFALPNAPALALSRHGEAAGTAAALLGAVQFGVGALAAPLVGVLGTGSVAMAAVVAGGMIAATTVLLVVVRPGRLAGTEPAVAAVAAH, from the coding sequence ATGACCCCGCGGCAACGGCTGCGCCTCGTGCTCGTCCTCGGCTCGCTGATCGCGATCGGGCCGCTGACCATCGACATGTACCTGCCCGCGCTGCCGGCCATCGCCGACGAGCTGCACACCACCTCGGCGGGCGTCCAGCTCACCCTGACCGGCACCCTCGCCGGTCTCGCCCTCGGCCAGCTGCTGATCGGCCCGCTCTCCGACGCGGTGGGCCGGCGGCGGCCGCTGCTCGCCGGGATCGGCCTGCACGTCCTGGCGTCCCTGCTCTGCGTGGTCGCCCCGAACATCGCGGTGGTCGGCACGTTGCGGGTGCTGCAGGGGCTGGGGGTCGCGGCGGCCTCCGTGGTGGCGACGGCGATCGTGCGGGACCTGTTCAGCGGCGCCTCCTTCGCCCGGCTCTTCTCCCGTCTGATGCTGGTCATGGGGGCGGCCCCGATCCTCGCCCCGACCCTGGGCAGCGGGCTGCTGCGCTGGTCGGACTGGCGGGGCGTCTTCGTCGCCCTCGCGGTCTTCGGCGTCCTGCTGCTCACGGTCGCGGCGTTCGGGATCCGGGAGACCCTGCCACCGCAGCGGCGGCGGCACGGCGGGGTCGCCGGCACCCTGCGGGACTACGCCGCACTGCTGCGCGACCGGACGTTCGTCGGTCTGGTCCTGGTCGCCGGGCTCTCCATGGCGGCGCTCTTCGCGTACGTGGCCGGCTCCTCGTTCGTCCTCCAGGGGCAGTACGGGCTGGACGAGCAGGAGTTCGGTCTCGCCTTCGGCGCCGGGGCGGTCGGCCTGATCGCCGGCACCCAGCTGAACGTGCGGCTGCTGCGCCGGTACCCGCCGCAGCGGATCCTGGTCAGCGCGCTCGGCCTCGGCAGCGTCGCAGGGATCGTGCTGCTGGCCTTCGCCGTCACGGGCGTCGGCGGCCTGGCGACGATCCTCGCCGCGCTCTGGGTGGTGCTCACCGCCGCCGGGTTCGCCCTGCCGAACGCCCCCGCCCTGGCGCTGTCCCGGCACGGCGAGGCGGCGGGCACCGCTGCCGCCCTGCTCGGTGCGGTGCAGTTCGGCGTCGGCGCGCTGGCCGCGCCGCTGGTCGGCGTCCTCGGCACCGGCAGCGTGGCGATGGCCGCGGTGGTGGCCGGCGGCATGATCGCCGCGACGACCGTGCTGCTGGTCGTGGTCCGGCCGGGGCGGTTGGCCGGGACGGAGCCGGCCGTGGCGGCGGTCGCCGCGCACTGA
- a CDS encoding helix-turn-helix transcriptional regulator produces the protein MTTTAAVAYPLAELGADCPLLSGAEYRDIFLSITERNGSGFAVLDRNLRVRESNAAFARQCGDPLVHLRGRPFGDLLHPQAKPHVLHQLERLLQGRSERFVERLAVLRHSVTPSTATLTAMAVAPADGQSRTVLVLVSPDRAADERRAWPGRKKNLSAINARILEGIATGATTVQLAARLYLSRQGVEYHVSSMMREFKVPNRVALVSKAYSMGLLGVDSWPPKVNANHIDR, from the coding sequence GTGACCACCACTGCTGCCGTCGCGTATCCGCTCGCGGAGCTGGGCGCCGACTGCCCGCTGCTCTCCGGCGCCGAGTACCGCGACATCTTCCTGTCGATCACCGAGCGGAACGGCTCGGGCTTCGCCGTCCTCGACCGGAACCTGCGGGTCCGGGAGAGCAACGCGGCGTTCGCGCGGCAGTGCGGCGACCCGCTGGTCCACCTGCGGGGCCGTCCCTTCGGTGACCTGCTGCACCCGCAGGCCAAGCCGCACGTGCTGCACCAGTTGGAGCGCCTGCTCCAGGGGCGCAGCGAGCGTTTCGTCGAGCGGCTCGCCGTGCTGCGGCACAGCGTCACCCCGAGCACCGCGACGCTGACCGCCATGGCCGTCGCCCCGGCGGACGGGCAGTCCCGGACGGTCCTGGTGCTGGTCAGTCCCGACCGCGCGGCCGACGAGCGGCGGGCCTGGCCGGGCCGGAAGAAGAACCTGAGCGCCATCAATGCCCGCATCCTCGAGGGAATTGCGACCGGCGCGACGACGGTGCAGCTCGCCGCTCGCCTCTATCTGAGCCGGCAGGGCGTCGAATACCACGTCAGCAGCATGATGCGGGAGTTCAAGGTGCCCAACCGGGTCGCCCTCGTCTCGAAGGCATACTCTATGGGTCTGCTGGGTGTTGACTCCTGGCCGCCGAAAGTGAACGCCAATCACATCGACCGATAG
- a CDS encoding helix-turn-helix domain-containing protein — protein sequence MVDPDGSPQRRSLAQKLNYLFQTFHPGQSEPYSSRYVAGAITAAAHERGDTKYEITHSYISLLRSGERDNPTMKHLEALAAFFGVPVSYFFADDEAAGRIEEQWELLAAMADSGVREVAFRAAGLSPESLETIAEVLRQVRRLEGLDQDPPSIRP from the coding sequence GTGGTGGATCCGGACGGATCACCTCAACGGCGATCGCTGGCGCAGAAGCTGAACTATCTGTTCCAGACCTTCCATCCTGGACAGAGCGAGCCCTACAGCTCCCGGTACGTCGCGGGTGCGATCACCGCGGCGGCCCACGAGCGCGGCGACACCAAGTACGAGATCACCCACAGCTACATCTCCCTGCTGCGCAGCGGCGAGCGGGACAACCCGACGATGAAGCACCTGGAGGCGCTCGCCGCCTTCTTCGGGGTGCCGGTCTCCTACTTCTTCGCCGACGACGAGGCCGCGGGGCGCATCGAGGAGCAGTGGGAGCTGCTGGCCGCGATGGCCGACTCCGGCGTCCGCGAGGTCGCCTTCCGCGCCGCCGGCCTCTCCCCGGAGAGCCTGGAGACCATCGCCGAGGTGCTGCGCCAGGTGCGCCGGCTCGAAGGACTGGACCAGGATCCGCCGAGCATCCGCCCCTGA